One Sporomusaceae bacterium FL31 DNA window includes the following coding sequences:
- the ssuA_3 gene encoding putative aliphatic sulfonates-binding protein: MKKTIAILVVCLFSIALLAGCGGTPTQAPADKKFINIATGGTAGTYYPLGGAIAEILNKNIPGMNASAQSTGASVANINMLKDGKVDIAFVQNDITFYAANGTEMFKDKKVANLVGLATLYPETIQIITLDKTGIKTIADLKGKRVAVGAAGSGTEANARQILEAYGITYQDIKAQYLSFGEAASGLKDGNVDAAFVTAGFPTAAIQDIAAQNQVVLLAVEADKADGLISKYPFYTKLTIPAGTYPNQAADVAAVAVMAMLVATDKLDADLGYKVTKTIYTNLDRIKASHSVGKQITKEGARSGMPISLNAGAEKFFKE; this comes from the coding sequence ATGAAAAAGACAATCGCTATTCTCGTTGTTTGTTTATTCTCAATTGCTCTCTTGGCTGGCTGCGGCGGTACACCTACGCAAGCGCCGGCTGACAAAAAGTTTATTAATATTGCTACCGGTGGCACGGCAGGTACTTATTATCCACTTGGTGGCGCAATCGCCGAAATCTTGAATAAGAACATTCCCGGTATGAATGCCAGTGCCCAAAGTACCGGGGCTTCTGTGGCCAATATCAATATGCTGAAAGATGGCAAAGTTGACATCGCCTTTGTTCAAAATGACATCACGTTTTATGCTGCGAACGGAACTGAAATGTTTAAGGATAAGAAAGTGGCTAATTTAGTGGGATTGGCTACTCTATATCCTGAAACTATCCAAATCATAACGCTGGATAAGACCGGAATTAAAACTATCGCTGATTTAAAAGGAAAGCGGGTGGCTGTTGGAGCAGCAGGCAGCGGTACGGAAGCCAATGCCCGTCAAATCCTAGAAGCATATGGAATTACTTATCAGGATATCAAAGCTCAATATCTTTCTTTTGGTGAAGCTGCCAGCGGCCTAAAAGATGGAAATGTTGACGCTGCTTTTGTTACGGCTGGCTTCCCAACAGCAGCTATCCAAGATATTGCTGCACAAAACCAAGTGGTTTTATTAGCGGTAGAAGCTGATAAAGCTGATGGCCTGATTAGCAAGTATCCTTTCTACACAAAGCTTACAATACCAGCAGGGACTTATCCCAACCAAGCTGCTGACGTTGCCGCCGTTGCCGTTATGGCCATGCTGGTAGCCACTGATAAATTGGATGCCGATCTGGGTTACAAAGTGACCAAGACTATTTATACCAATCTTGACCGTATAAAAGCTTCTCACTCGGTAGGCAAACAAATTACAAAAGAGGGAGCCAGGAGCGGCATGCCAATTAGCCTAAATGCCGGGGCTGAAAAATTCTTTAAAGAATAG
- the glcD_1 gene encoding glycolate oxidase has protein sequence MDYKKVDSKDIEFLVSVAGKDKVFVGNQIHETYSRDEIVHAGKYPDAVVEVETTEEVSKIMKYAYDNNIIVTPRGQGTGLAGAAVAFQGGIMISTVRMNNILELDDENLTLTVEPGVLLMDIIKYVQSNDLFYPPDPGEKSASIGGNISTNAGGMKAVKYGVTRDYVRGLEVVLPDGRVIEVGGKNVKNSSGYSIKDLIIGAEGTLGFITKAILKLLPLPKISHSLLIPFPDLATAIETVPKIIKSKSIPTAIEFMERSAIVAAEEFLGKKFPDKSSDAYLLLTFDGNKKEEVEDAYEKVAHICLEAGAFDVFISNTQERQETIWKTRGAFLEAIKASTSELDECDVVVPRNKVAEFIKFTNELQKEVDIRIQSFGHAGDGNLHVYILRDDLGETEWKTKLHKAMDRMYDKATELHGLTSGEHGIGSEKKPYLEKAMGEEYMAVLKSIKAAFDPKNILNPGKVC, from the coding sequence ATGGATTACAAAAAAGTCGATAGTAAAGATATAGAGTTTTTAGTATCCGTTGCAGGTAAAGATAAAGTATTTGTTGGCAATCAAATTCATGAGACTTATAGCCGTGATGAGATTGTACACGCTGGCAAATATCCTGATGCAGTTGTTGAAGTTGAAACGACTGAAGAAGTTTCAAAAATCATGAAATATGCTTACGATAACAACATTATCGTAACTCCACGTGGTCAAGGTACTGGTCTTGCAGGTGCTGCAGTAGCTTTCCAAGGCGGTATCATGATTTCCACTGTTCGTATGAACAACATTCTTGAGCTTGATGATGAGAACTTAACATTAACTGTAGAGCCAGGCGTACTTTTAATGGACATCATCAAATATGTTCAAAGCAATGACTTGTTCTACCCACCAGATCCAGGTGAAAAATCTGCTTCTATCGGTGGTAACATTTCCACGAACGCTGGTGGTATGAAGGCTGTTAAATACGGCGTTACCAGAGACTATGTACGTGGTTTGGAAGTTGTTCTTCCAGACGGCCGCGTCATTGAAGTTGGCGGTAAAAACGTTAAAAACAGTTCCGGTTACAGCATTAAAGATCTTATTATCGGTGCAGAAGGTACGCTTGGTTTCATCACTAAAGCCATCCTTAAATTGTTACCGCTTCCTAAGATTTCTCATAGCTTGCTGATTCCTTTCCCTGATTTGGCAACTGCGATTGAAACAGTGCCAAAAATCATTAAATCCAAATCCATTCCTACTGCTATTGAGTTCATGGAACGTTCTGCAATCGTTGCAGCTGAAGAATTCCTTGGCAAAAAGTTCCCAGACAAGTCTTCTGACGCTTACCTCTTGTTAACTTTCGACGGTAACAAGAAAGAAGAAGTTGAAGATGCTTACGAAAAAGTTGCTCACATCTGCTTAGAGGCTGGCGCTTTTGACGTATTTATCTCCAACACTCAAGAACGTCAAGAAACTATCTGGAAAACTCGTGGTGCTTTCCTTGAAGCAATCAAAGCATCCACTAGCGAACTTGATGAGTGCGACGTTGTTGTACCAAGAAACAAAGTTGCTGAATTTATTAAATTCACCAATGAACTGCAAAAAGAAGTTGACATTCGGATTCAAAGCTTTGGTCATGCTGGCGATGGTAACTTGCATGTTTACATCCTTAGAGATGACCTGGGCGAAACTGAATGGAAAACCAAATTGCATAAAGCAATGGACAGAATGTACGATAAAGCAACTGAATTGCATGGTTTAACCTCTGGCGAGCATGGTATCGGTTCTGAAAAGAAACCTTACCTGGAAAAAGCTATGGGTGAAGAATACATGGCAGTTCTGAAAAGCATTAAAGCTGCATTTGACCCTAAAAACATCCTCAACCCTGGCAAAGTTTGCTAA